Below is a window of Vibrio sp. SS-MA-C1-2 DNA.
AGTGGTAGTATATACACGAGTACATACTCCACGTTTTTGTGGACACGCAGCTAGTGCAGGCACGTTGCTTTTAACAACTTGCTTTGCACGTGGCTTACGTACCAACTGGTTAATAGTTGCCATCAAATAGCTCCTGGATGTACTGTCATAAACACATGAAAATACCCTCCTGAATAGAGGGACGCGAAATTTTAGGCTTGTAAGGGGAAGGTGTCAAGAAATATACAATAATGTTTTGAATATTTTTGTGAATAACTCTGTTAATAAGCCGTATAAAAGCTCTGTTCTTTTATTACTGACTTACCAAGTTACTGTTTTATCAAAACGAGCCGTCAACCCAACAAAACCTTTATAATCAACACGCTTAAAACTTTGCTCAATTTTATCCTCTAGCCCTCGTGCTTCTAGGTCTGGGGTTAAAATATATATTTCTAAATTGCTGTTTTTTAGCAGTGTTGCGCACTCAGAACCGCTCAATCCAGCATAAATACCGTCTTGATAAAGCAGGATCGCATCCTGATTGCTGCTATATTGTAAACATTGCTTTACTAATTGCGATTGAAATGGTGATTTTTTTATCAGATGTAACATGATATTCCTTTAGAATCGCAGTAATTGCTTACAACTGTTTAATTTTAGCGCGATCTCGGCGATTGAACAAGTCATCACATCGACAAGAAGATCCTGTTGATCTATCCCGCGTTCATCTAAAGATTGCTGACAAACATAGAGCTGCTCTACATCATAGAGTTCTAGCATTTTAAACAACGAGATATAGTCACGAGAAAGGATCTTTTCAGGATCTTGTTGTTTTAGGAGTTGGAAAATTCCATCACCTAGAAACAGTAATCCAATATTTTCACTGTACGCCGAAGTCGCTAAAACTGCATCTAACCCTTCTCGACCACTTGTTATACCATGAGGGGCAGAAGTGAAAATAAAACCAACATCAATCTGGGTAGTCATACTTTTAAACTCGATTTATGTTCTATATAGGGTGCTAACCTACTCAGGTATATACCCTTCTTACTTGAAGTTGCTAGGTTGTTGGCTACGCTCGCTCGCCCCAATTATATAGCGCACCTATACTCATGAGGCCTCACTTGCTTGCCATCTACTAGCAGCTCCAATGACTTTGGGTATGGATAACTTAAGTATAAATATTCTTGGACTAAAAATTTACAATTAAAATTGGATCACACGATCGCATTTTAAAAGCATTTCAGCCATTGAGCCTAAACCTGATTGAGTAAAATGCTCCGCTAAATTGCCATGAGGTTGATGAAGACTCTTTGCTTCATCATCGCTTAAAATTCCTCGACGAAGCGCTGCTGCAACACAGGTTTGTAACTCAACTTGATGTTCAGAAGCAAGCTTTTGCCATCCAGCAACAATATCAAACTCATCACTAGCAGGAGCCGTAAACTCCGAACCATTATAAACACCATCTTGATAGAAGAAGATTCGATCTAATTGATGCCCTTCTTCAATGATCGCTAAAGCAAATTGATAGGCCGCTCTTGCTTGCTGAGAACCATAGGCTGAGCCATTAACCACAAGCCCGTAGTGTAAACTCACTTATCACTATCCTCAGTTTTTCGCTGACGAATATAAAGATAAACCGTATGCTTGGAGATATCTAAGCGATCAGCTACACGATTAATCGCATCTTTGATATCAAAAATCCCTTTTTCATACAGATCCATCACTATTTGACGGTTCTTCATATTATTCGATACCTCTTTATCTGCTGTCACATCTTCGACCGTTCGCTCGACGGTTTGATCCACCAGTTCATCAACATCACTAGCAAAATTAACCGTTGAAGCCGCTTTACTTGCCTCTTCATTAGGCATAAATGCAGCGAGAACTTGAGAGAAAGGCGCATCAAGATTAACGTTGATACAAAGCAAGCCAATGATTCGTTGATCACCATTACGGATCGCGACAGTGATCGACTTCATTAAGGTGCCTGTCCCACCTTTGGCTCGGGTAAAATAAGCACGAGAAAAGTTACGCTCAGATCCTTCAATATCTTTTAGCATACGTAAAGCAAGATCGGTAATCGGAGATCCCACCGTACGCCCGGTGTTTTCACCATTGGCAATTTTAATTGCAGATTTATCTAAATCATCAAGAGAATGAAGAACAATTTCACAATAAGGACCAATTAAAGCGGCGAGACCATCAACAACGGCTTCATAGGAGTGTAATAGATGGTAATCATGCTGACTAAAAACAAACCCTTCAGCTAATTCTTGCTCAAAAATGGCATCTGTATCGTTTTCAATTTCAGACATAATGACTATCCCTTACAAATAAATGATAATTTTTCAAATTTATCTGTAAGTCTATCAGATATTCCTGCGAGATAAAAAAAAGACCCAGTATAAACTGGGTCTTTTTAATCTTTAAATAATTTATCTATACCCTTCTTACTTGAAGTCGCTAGGTTGTTGGCTGTACTTGTTCGCCTACTAGCAACACCAATGACTTTAGGTATATATGCCAACTAAATAAGAGAGCTAATTATTTAGCTGCTGCTTGTGCTGGCTGACCAATTTTCAGTAATTCCACTTCAAAGACTAACGTTGAGTTTGCTGGGATTGCTGGTGAATCTTGCTCGCCGTAAGCAAGTTGTGGTGGGATCACAAACTTAAACTTAGAACCGACAGGCATTAACTGAACGCCTTCAGTCCAACCAGGAATAACGCGATTTAATGGGAATGTTGCTGGTTGATTACGATCATACGAGCTATCAAACTTAGTACCATCAATGAGTGTGCCCGTGTAATGAACTTCAACAGTATCCGTTGCTTTTGGTTTAGCCCCTGTACCCATTGTTTCAACTTTGTACATTAAGCCAGAATCAGTTGTTTTTACACCTTCTTGCTTAGCAAAATCGGCACGGAAATCATCGCCTGCTTTAACTGCGGCTTGAGCTGCTGCTGCTGCTTTCTCTTGTGCTAACTTAGCAACACGAGTATCTAGTGATTTCAATGTATCTTGTAGTTCTTGATCTGTTAGTTTCGTTGTGTTGTTGAATGCATCTTTAACACCTTCAAGCACCATTTCTTTCTTAAGATCTAAACCAATTTCAGCTTGCTTATCTAAGTTTGCATTTAGATATTTAGCAAGTGATGCACCGATAGCATAAGCGGCTTGGTCATCTTCTGATGCGAATGCTGCTTTTTCTGCACTTGCTGCATCTGTAGTTTTAGCTGCTGTCTGCTCAACTTTTGCTGCTGGTGCTGGTGCCGCTTCTTGTGCTTTCTCGTCGTTACAACCTACCGCTAATAGAACAGTTGCTGCAAGAAGGGTCATTTTTAGAACAGGTTTCATTAAACTCTCCAGATCTTTTATTTCATCGAAAATAGATACAAAGAGGTCACATTAATAGGATAAATCCTGAATGTAGCCAACTTTTGCATTGAATTTTAATTAGTTCTATCTATTTCTCATTGATAGTTTTTTATAACAATCAGCAATAAACAGAACATCATCATAAATAAACTATAATTTTATACCCTTGGTCAACAATAAAAACAAAGAGTTCATTATTAATCTATTTATTATTGTATTTAGTGTATTACATCTAAAGATAGCATTTTATTTCTATCTTTATACCATCATATTAACTAAAAATATCGTAAATAATCGTGATTAAGGCATACCTTAACAACAATTGCTGATGATTCAACCGTTATACCCTAAACCTCATAATGAATTAACATTTTATGGTTAAAATATGTAAATTTACTGGCTAAGATCTTAAAGCTGAAGCAATGAAAGGTGAATGCTTTTGCTATTTTTATCCATAAAAACCCTTTATGATACCTAAGATTAAAACAATCAATCGCCATAAAAATGAGTCTTAAACTCGATGGTCGCTAACTCAATGGAAATAAAAATGAATAAAGACGCACTCTTTTCCCAACAAATTGATTCATTAGAATATAAAGTTGCCTTTCAAGAGCAGACCATTGAAGAGCTAAATGATGCGCTGACTCAACAGCAACTATTAATTGATAAAATGGCGGTTCAGTTAAAATATTTGGTTGATAAACTAAAAGAGATGGAACCATCAAACATGGCATCAGCAAAAGATGAAACACCGCCTCCACACTATTAATGCCTAACCTTATCAATCTAAACTAAATATTCAGATACAAAAAAGGAGACCATGCTAGTCTCCTTTTTGCTAATTACTTTTATCAATCACTTATTTATGAAGTGAATGATGATAAAGAGGATTAGTGACTGCAGCCACAACCGCCTTTACCTTCGCCACCACAGCAGCCTTCTTTCTCTTCGTGACCATGATCGTGATCACCACCGCCACAACAACCACCTTCTTCTTTATGAGAATGGCCATGAGATAGTTCTTCTTCCGTCGCAGCACGAACCGCAATCACTTTCACGTCAAATGATAGTGTTTGTCCTGCTAGCATATGGTTACCATCAACAACCACTTCATCACCATCAACTTCAGTCACTTCAACTGGAATTGGACCTTGGTCAGTATCAGCTAAAAAGCGCATACCAACTTCGATTGTGTCAACACCTTGAAATACTTCAGCAGGAACACGCTGAACCATCGCATCATGGTAGTCGCCATACGCTTCTTCTGGAGTAACCGTCACAGAGAAAGTATCACCTTGTTCACGGCCTTCTAATGCTTTTTCTAGACCAGAGATTAGGTTGTTATGACCATGCATATAATCTAATGGTGCTTCTGCTGTTGATTGATCAACAAGTGAACCATCTTCACCTTTAACTTCATAAGCAAGGCTTACAACCATATCTTTTGTAATTTTCATGTCGACTCCAGTTGGAATAAATAATCAGTAACAACGAAATTAGCGATCTATTTTGATCGCTGATTTTCGCTATTGTCAGTAAATATATACCTAAAACAATGGGAGTTACTAGTAGGGGAATGATGCAGTCCCTACTTCAATAAACCTAGCCTAGCAACTTCAAGTAACAAGGATATAATATCACTTTATAGCAGAATAATATCCTATCCGACCTCTCTATGCTATCAGGGCGTAAAAATCCCGATAACTTGATCGGAAACTTCCGTCGATGGTTCCTTACTTTTTATTGTGGATTTCATTGAACGCTGATCTTGATGTTCACAAGCAACACACTCTATATGCTCAATATTTTCAATTGACCACCAACGTAATGTGTCTTCTTTTTGACACGCTGGGCATGTTGCGCCTGCAATAAATCTTTTTCTTTCCATTAGAGCTTCCTTTGCTTATTTTTTAATCTACATTCCAATGATGATATTTATCTTTATCACTGCGCATTTCTCGATCAAAAATTTCTTCTAATTCTTTTCTTGCTTCTTTGGTTCTAGAAGCTAACGCAACATCTTCATTATGCTCTGGTGTAAATTCACGTAACAGTTGAGAATCGAGTCGATGAAAATGCTCCTCTGCTCTTTTTGCTCGATAAGGGTGCATGCCTAAAGATGTTAATGTTTTTCGACCTAAATCTAGCGCCCCTAAAAAGGTTTCTCGAGTATAGCCATCAACATTATGATTTAACAATTGATGCGCATCAACCCGGCTTCTTGCTCTTGACAGAATTTTAAGGTGAGGAAAATAATGCTGACAAATTTCAACGATTTTCATCACATCATCGGGGCTATCGCTACAGATAACGATAGCTTCTGCTTTATCCGCTCCTGCCGCACGTAACAGATCAAGCTGAGTCGCATCACCATAAAAGACTTTATAACCAAATTTTCTTAGCATTTGTATTTGACTAGGATCCCTTTCCAAGATCGTCAGTTTAATTTTATTGGCATAAAGAAGACGTCCGATAATTTGACCAAAACGGCCAAAGCCCGCAATAATAACCCGAGATTCGCGACCAACCACGTCGCTATCGTGAGACTGCACTTCGTCACTATTGAGTTCTCGAGCAAACCAACGGTTTTGTAATAACAGTAAAATCGGTGTCGTTACCATTGATAAACTGACAACCACTAATAAAAAGCTATGAAGTTGAGCATCTAACGCTCCCTCTGCTCTTGCTGCAGTAAATAAGACAAACGCAAATTCACCTCCTTGGCTTAAGATCACCGATAATTGACTTCTTGATTTAGAACCAATTTTCCATAAGCGAGCAAGTCCATAAAGTACCGCCATCTTAATGGCAATCAGCGCAGCAACACAGCCAAGAATAATCAACGGTTGTTCAACAAATAATTCTAAATTAACCGTCATTCCTACTGAGATAAAAAAGAGACCTAACAGCAACCCTTTAAAAGGTTCAATCGCAATCTCAAGCTCATGGCGATATTCACTTTCAGCCAATAAGACCCCAGCAAGAAAAGTCCCCAGCGCCATTGAAAGCCCTAATTGTTCCATCGCAAGGGCAATGCCTATCACCAAAAGTAAAGCCGCGACATTAAACAGTTCTCGTACGCCACTTAATACTACCCAACGAAACAACGGACGCAGCAAATAATGACCCGCAACAAGCAAACCTAAAAAGCCAGCAAGCGTCCAGATAAATTCAATCCAATCACCACCACTGCCACCCGCAAGGATCGGTAATACAGCTAGCATTGGAATCACCGCAATATCTTGAAAGAGGAGAATAGAAAACCCAGACTGTCCCGATTCAGAGCCTCCTAACCCTTGTTCATCAATAATTCGTAACGCAATTGCTGTTGAAGAGAGCGCAAGTCCCATTCCGATGATCAGAGCTTGCTGCCAACTTAACAACATCCCAGCAGCCACGGTAATTGCAACTGCAATCATAGCAATCAACACCGTAGATATCACCACTTGCCCTCCCCCTAAACCCAGGATCGGGCTTCTCATCTTCCAAAGCGTTTTAGGATCAAGCTCTAAACCAATCAAAAATAGCAACAGAACCACACCAAATTCAGAAAAGTGCAAAACTGCATCAACATCATCAATTAATCCCATCCCCCAAGGACCAATGACAATGCCTGCCATGAGATAACCCAATACAGAACCAAGCCCTAAACGTTGAGCAATAGGAACCGCAATCACCGCAGCAGAGAGGTAAACCACAGTAGCATGAAGAAAACTCTCACTCATGATAAGTCCCCTTCAATAAATAACGGATTATCTAGCCATTGATAGTAGCTGTCACAATGAGCTTTTCTCTCTTGTTCACCAACACTTCTCGCCCAATAGAGAACAAGAGGCGGTAACCACTCCATACGACAAAGTGCGGCGGTTAATTCGAAAGGCTGTAAAATTTCATTGAGGGAGTAACGGTTATAGCCACTTGAAGTAAATGCTGTTTTTGCACCGCCTGTCGTAATCACTGAACGCCAATATTTTCCCATTAGTGCATCACCACTTTTTCCATAAGCAAAGCCTTGCCCAAGCACCACATCTAACCATTCTTTCATTAATGCGGGACACGAGTACATATAAAGAGGATGTTGAAAGACAATAATATCGTGAGCATTGACTAATGCTTGCTCACGGACAGTATCGATAAAAAAGTTGGGGTACTCGGCATAAAGATCATGCACGGTAACGTGGTCTAGCATTGAAATATGCTTAATCATCTCAGCATTCGCCACAGAATCTTGTGGGTAGGGGTGAACATAGATAACAAGAACTTTCGGTTTGGGCTTTCCTTTCATATAAATCCTTTTGATTACGCCTTTAACTCCAATCGGTCTTTTTACTGCTCTACATTTTTCTTATGCAGCACAAAGCCTGAAAACACTCTAACAAAAATGTTACGTTTTCGTCTGGATATTTTTACTTTTTATTCATATTTATCGCTATTTTACTCTTTCTTTATGCCTAAAATAATTGGCGTTGCTAGTAGGCAGCAAGTGAGTGAGGCCCCATGAGTATAGGTGTACTCTATGATTGGGGTGAGCGAGTGCAGCTAACAACCTAGCAACTTCAAGTATGAAGGGGATATTCTCAATTTCATTGGAACTTTAGTTAAGCAACAAATAAGAAGAGTATAGTTTCTATTAGTATCAATATCGCCACTGAGCCATGATTAGTATAAAATCAGCAGCTAACTTCTCCTTTAACTGTCGATGAGTATGATCACTTTTTCAAATATACAGCTATTACGAGGCGGAAAACCGCTACTGGATAACGCATCCGCTGTCATTCAACCCAACGATAAGCTCGGCTTAGTCGGTAAAAATGGGTGTGGTAAATCATCTCTTTTTGCTCTGTTAAAAGGAGAGCTTTCTCTTGATGCGGGAACCGCGAAGCAACCTCACCATTGGCAATTAGCATGGGTTGCCCAAGAAACACCGGCACTTGAACGTCAGGCCATTGAGTACGTTATCGATGGAGATAGAGAGTATCGAGGTTTAGAAGAGCAACTTGTCATTGCCGAACAGAAAGATAACGGCACACTGGTTGCTGAGCTGCATGGCAAACTTGATGCGATCGGTGGCTACACCATTCGTTCTCGAGCCGCAGAACTATTAGATGGCCTCGGTTTTTCTCAAGAGCAGATGAGTTGGAATCTAACCCAATTCTCTGGTGGTTGGCGTATGCGTCTGAACTTAGCACAAGCCCTACTTTGTCGCTCTGACCTTCTTTTACTTGATGAACCCACCAACCACTTGGATCTCGACGCGGTAATGTGGCTAGAACGCTGGCTGCAAACGTACCCTGGTACACTACTACTTATTTCTCATGACCGAGATTTTTTAGATCCTATCGTCAATAAGATTATTCATATTGAAGGTGGAGATCTGAATGAATATACCGGTAACTACTCCTCTTTTGAAACTCAGCGTGCAGAAAAACTCGTTTTACAGCAAGCACAATTCCAGAAGCAGCAGCGCCAAATTACGCATATGCAGTCTTATATCGACCGTTTCCGTTATCAAGCCAATAAAGCGCGCCAAGCACAGAGTCGAATAAAAGCGCTAGAGAGAATGGAAAAGGTATTGCCAGCTCAGCTTGATAATCCATTTAACTTTCAATTTAGAGAGCCGGATGCCCTACCTAATCCAATTCTAATGATGGACGATGTGGCGATTGGTTACGATGATGTCGCGATCTTAGAGAAAATCCGTCTTAACCTTGTGCCGGGAAGTCGTATCGGTCTACTCGGTCGTAATGGTGCAGGTAAATCAACCTTAGTTAAATTGCTTTCTAATGAGTTAAAACCTCAAGGCGGTGAGTTTAACTATTCGCAAGGGGTGAAAATTGGTTACTTTGCCCAGCATCAATTAGAAACATTACGTCCTGAAGATACCCCTGTTCAACATATGATGCGTGTCGCGCCAAAAGCAACAGAACAACAACTTCGAGATTACTTGGGCAGCTTTGGCTTTTTAGGGGATAAAGCCCTCGAACCCGTAGCTCCATTTTCTGGCGGTGAAAAAGCACGTTTGGTTTTAGCTATTATTGTTTGGGATAAGCCGAACCTCTTGCTACTCGATGAACCAACCAACCACCTCGATCTTGATATGCGCCAAGCGCTAACCATGGCTTTGCAACTGTTCGAAGGCGCGATGGTGATTGTCAGCCACGATCGTTACTTACTACGTGCAACAACGGATGAGCTCTATCTGGTCCATGATAAACAAGTTGTCCCATTTAATGGGGATCTTCATGATTACCACGTTTGGTTAGGTGAACAGCAACGCTTAGAGAAAAAAGAAGCGCAACCGAAAGAAAAGTCGTCAGTGAATAGTGCAGCGGCTAAAAAAGAGCAAAAACGTTTAGACGCTGAATTTCGAAAGCAGACAGCACCAATGCGAAAGCGTATTACTCAACTGGATAAATTGATTGAAAAAGAAGCTGCTGCATTAATTGAAATAGAAGCCATGCTTGCCGATAGCGATATTTACCAAGCGGAGAATAAAGCCCAATTAACCACCGCACTTGCCAAACAGATAGAGATTAAATCTGCCCTAGAAGAGAGCGAAATGGAGTGGCTCGATCTTCATGATGAATTAGAAGAGAAAGAACAAGCGTTCACTAACAATCAGTAAGCAATAAGATTAACGTTAAATTTATCATGAATAGAGCTCATCTAATGATGGGCTCTACTTTTACTATGGAGTTACTATGATCATCCCTTGGCAAAATATTCAACCAGAGACATTAGAAAACATTATTGAACAATATGTTCTTCGTGAAGGGACAGATTACGGTGAGAATGAAATATCTCTGAAAGATAAAGTATCGCAAGTCAAAAACCAGCTAAAATCAGGGGAAGCCATTATTATTTTTTCTGAGTTGCATCAAGAGATTAACATTAAACCTAAATCTGAATTGAATTATGCTGAAGATAATGAGTCTTATTAAGTGTTATTGTAATAATCAGTAACACGATGTCATAAGATTGCAAAGATTCTCAACATTATAGAGCAATCCCTCGTCAGTAAATTAAGCTATAAAAATGCGGCAAGAAAATATACCTAAAATAATAGAAGCTGCTAGTAGGCGGCAAGTGAGTAAGGCCCCGTGAGTATAGATGTACGATATAATTGGGGCGAACGAATACAGCCAACAACCTAGCGACTTCAAGTATGAAGGGTATAGACCTCTCAACGAATAAGAGAACATATCGATTAAAGGAGTTATCATGTCAGCTAAGCATCCTATCATTGCCG
It encodes the following:
- the tusB gene encoding sulfurtransferase complex subunit TusB, with the translated sequence MLHLIKKSPFQSQLVKQCLQYSSNQDAILLYQDGIYAGLSGSECATLLKNSNLEIYILTPDLEARGLEDKIEQSFKRVDYKGFVGLTARFDKTVTW
- the tusC gene encoding sulfurtransferase complex subunit TusC — translated: MTTQIDVGFIFTSAPHGITSGREGLDAVLATSAYSENIGLLFLGDGIFQLLKQQDPEKILSRDYISLFKMLELYDVEQLYVCQQSLDERGIDQQDLLVDVMTCSIAEIALKLNSCKQLLRF
- the tusD gene encoding sulfurtransferase complex subunit TusD translates to MSLHYGLVVNGSAYGSQQARAAYQFALAIIEEGHQLDRIFFYQDGVYNGSEFTAPASDEFDIVAGWQKLASEHQVELQTCVAAALRRGILSDDEAKSLHQPHGNLAEHFTQSGLGSMAEMLLKCDRVIQF
- a CDS encoding transcriptional regulator; the protein is MSEIENDTDAIFEQELAEGFVFSQHDYHLLHSYEAVVDGLAALIGPYCEIVLHSLDDLDKSAIKIANGENTGRTVGSPITDLALRMLKDIEGSERNFSRAYFTRAKGGTGTLMKSITVAIRNGDQRIIGLLCINVNLDAPFSQVLAAFMPNEEASKAASTVNFASDVDELVDQTVERTVEDVTADKEVSNNMKNRQIVMDLYEKGIFDIKDAINRVADRLDISKHTVYLYIRQRKTEDSDK
- the fkpA gene encoding FKBP-type peptidyl-prolyl cis-trans isomerase — translated: MKPVLKMTLLAATVLLAVGCNDEKAQEAAPAPAAKVEQTAAKTTDAASAEKAAFASEDDQAAYAIGASLAKYLNANLDKQAEIGLDLKKEMVLEGVKDAFNNTTKLTDQELQDTLKSLDTRVAKLAQEKAAAAAQAAVKAGDDFRADFAKQEGVKTTDSGLMYKVETMGTGAKPKATDTVEVHYTGTLIDGTKFDSSYDRNQPATFPLNRVIPGWTEGVQLMPVGSKFKFVIPPQLAYGEQDSPAIPANSTLVFEVELLKIGQPAQAAAK
- a CDS encoding SlyX family protein — its product is MNKDALFSQQIDSLEYKVAFQEQTIEELNDALTQQQLLIDKMAVQLKYLVDKLKEMEPSNMASAKDETPPPHY
- the slyD gene encoding peptidylprolyl isomerase — protein: MKITKDMVVSLAYEVKGEDGSLVDQSTAEAPLDYMHGHNNLISGLEKALEGREQGDTFSVTVTPEEAYGDYHDAMVQRVPAEVFQGVDTIEVGMRFLADTDQGPIPVEVTEVDGDEVVVDGNHMLAGQTLSFDVKVIAVRAATEEELSHGHSHKEEGGCCGGGDHDHGHEEKEGCCGGEGKGGCGCSH
- a CDS encoding YheV family putative zinc ribbon protein, producing the protein MERKRFIAGATCPACQKEDTLRWWSIENIEHIECVACEHQDQRSMKSTIKSKEPSTEVSDQVIGIFTP
- the kefB gene encoding glutathione-regulated potassium-efflux system protein KefB, with product MSESFLHATVVYLSAAVIAVPIAQRLGLGSVLGYLMAGIVIGPWGMGLIDDVDAVLHFSEFGVVLLLFLIGLELDPKTLWKMRSPILGLGGGQVVISTVLIAMIAVAITVAAGMLLSWQQALIIGMGLALSSTAIALRIIDEQGLGGSESGQSGFSILLFQDIAVIPMLAVLPILAGGSGGDWIEFIWTLAGFLGLLVAGHYLLRPLFRWVVLSGVRELFNVAALLLVIGIALAMEQLGLSMALGTFLAGVLLAESEYRHELEIAIEPFKGLLLGLFFISVGMTVNLELFVEQPLIILGCVAALIAIKMAVLYGLARLWKIGSKSRSQLSVILSQGGEFAFVLFTAARAEGALDAQLHSFLLVVVSLSMVTTPILLLLQNRWFARELNSDEVQSHDSDVVGRESRVIIAGFGRFGQIIGRLLYANKIKLTILERDPSQIQMLRKFGYKVFYGDATQLDLLRAAGADKAEAIVICSDSPDDVMKIVEICQHYFPHLKILSRARSRVDAHQLLNHNVDGYTRETFLGALDLGRKTLTSLGMHPYRAKRAEEHFHRLDSQLLREFTPEHNEDVALASRTKEARKELEEIFDREMRSDKDKYHHWNVD
- the kefG gene encoding glutathione-regulated potassium-efflux system ancillary protein KefG, giving the protein MKGKPKPKVLVIYVHPYPQDSVANAEMIKHISMLDHVTVHDLYAEYPNFFIDTVREQALVNAHDIIVFQHPLYMYSCPALMKEWLDVVLGQGFAYGKSGDALMGKYWRSVITTGGAKTAFTSSGYNRYSLNEILQPFELTAALCRMEWLPPLVLYWARSVGEQERKAHCDSYYQWLDNPLFIEGDLS
- a CDS encoding ABC transporter ATP-binding protein encodes the protein MITFSNIQLLRGGKPLLDNASAVIQPNDKLGLVGKNGCGKSSLFALLKGELSLDAGTAKQPHHWQLAWVAQETPALERQAIEYVIDGDREYRGLEEQLVIAEQKDNGTLVAELHGKLDAIGGYTIRSRAAELLDGLGFSQEQMSWNLTQFSGGWRMRLNLAQALLCRSDLLLLDEPTNHLDLDAVMWLERWLQTYPGTLLLISHDRDFLDPIVNKIIHIEGGDLNEYTGNYSSFETQRAEKLVLQQAQFQKQQRQITHMQSYIDRFRYQANKARQAQSRIKALERMEKVLPAQLDNPFNFQFREPDALPNPILMMDDVAIGYDDVAILEKIRLNLVPGSRIGLLGRNGAGKSTLVKLLSNELKPQGGEFNYSQGVKIGYFAQHQLETLRPEDTPVQHMMRVAPKATEQQLRDYLGSFGFLGDKALEPVAPFSGGEKARLVLAIIVWDKPNLLLLDEPTNHLDLDMRQALTMALQLFEGAMVIVSHDRYLLRATTDELYLVHDKQVVPFNGDLHDYHVWLGEQQRLEKKEAQPKEKSSVNSAAAKKEQKRLDAEFRKQTAPMRKRITQLDKLIEKEAAALIEIEAMLADSDIYQAENKAQLTTALAKQIEIKSALEESEMEWLDLHDELEEKEQAFTNNQ
- a CDS encoding YheU family protein; this encodes MIIPWQNIQPETLENIIEQYVLREGTDYGENEISLKDKVSQVKNQLKSGEAIIIFSELHQEINIKPKSELNYAEDNESY